A genomic region of Friedmanniella luteola contains the following coding sequences:
- a CDS encoding SDR family oxidoreductase, translated as MTDQTTKTDPTTQYAQPEGMDDQIAHPGLSGDMTEQPDHGEDTYRGSERLTGRRAVITGGDSGIGRAVAIAFAREGADVLISYLPDEEADADETVRLIEEAGRKAVRCPGDIRDEQVCQQIIDTAVSELGGLDILVNNAAYQMAQSGGIADISTEQLDRVMKTNIYALFWLCQKALPHLEAGATIINTASVQAVSPSPELLDYATTKAGIHNFTRGLASQLAEKGIRVNAVAPGPIWTPLIPATMPVERASSHGESAPLGRAGQPAELAPVYVFFASQESSYITGEMLGVTGGDPVS; from the coding sequence ATGACGGATCAGACGACGAAGACCGACCCCACCACGCAGTACGCCCAGCCCGAGGGCATGGACGACCAGATCGCGCACCCGGGTCTCAGCGGGGACATGACCGAGCAGCCCGACCACGGCGAGGACACCTACCGCGGTTCTGAGCGGCTGACCGGCCGTCGGGCGGTCATCACCGGGGGCGACTCCGGCATCGGCCGCGCCGTGGCCATCGCCTTCGCCCGCGAGGGGGCCGACGTCCTCATCAGCTACCTCCCCGACGAGGAGGCCGACGCGGACGAGACCGTCCGGCTCATCGAGGAGGCGGGCCGCAAGGCCGTCCGCTGCCCCGGCGACATCCGCGACGAGCAGGTATGCCAGCAGATCATCGACACCGCGGTCTCCGAGCTCGGCGGGCTCGACATCCTCGTGAACAACGCGGCGTACCAGATGGCGCAGTCGGGTGGCATCGCCGACATCTCCACCGAGCAGCTCGACCGCGTCATGAAGACCAACATCTACGCCCTGTTCTGGCTGTGCCAGAAGGCGCTCCCGCACCTCGAGGCCGGGGCGACCATCATCAACACCGCCTCCGTGCAGGCCGTCAGCCCCTCGCCCGAGCTGCTCGACTACGCGACCACCAAGGCCGGCATCCACAACTTCACCCGGGGCCTGGCCAGCCAGCTGGCCGAGAAGGGGATCCGGGTCAACGCGGTCGCGCCCGGCCCGATCTGGACGCCGCTGATCCCCGCGACGATGCCCGTCGAGCGGGCCTCCTCGCACGGCGAGAGCGCCCCGCTGGGTCGCGCCGGCCAGCCGGCCGAGCTCGCGCCGGTCTACGTGTTCTTCGCCTCCCAGGAGTCGAGCTACATCACCGGTGAGATGCTCGGCGTCACCGGCGGCGACCCCGTCAGCTGA
- a CDS encoding CAP domain-containing protein, translating to MSRSPGARRLTAALVGLGTAVGLLALAPAPASAATVQRASCVDGGGVRWDVQVTWGAPYTSGTTTKVALDRAGWTTSTSGPLPTDSRVRTYDGDGERLQDLLWSGSFDYQDGAASRARNPVNPPSAPGRAKVVVSLGVDGDGFGSCSVTLKQPAATTASAADRYESDVIAATNPERTSRGLAALTAQSCLDSYAERQARAMAAEERMYHQELRPVLEACDLRTVGENVAYGYPSGAAVTEAWMDSPGHRANILNAQFRLIGVGAAQSSDGVWYSAQVFGTLA from the coding sequence GTGTCCCGCTCCCCCGGCGCCCGACGCCTGACCGCCGCCCTCGTCGGCCTCGGCACGGCCGTCGGCCTGCTCGCCCTCGCTCCGGCACCGGCCTCGGCGGCCACGGTGCAGCGGGCGTCGTGCGTCGACGGCGGCGGCGTCCGCTGGGACGTGCAGGTGACGTGGGGCGCGCCGTACACCTCCGGGACGACGACGAAGGTGGCCCTCGACCGAGCGGGCTGGACGACGTCGACGAGCGGGCCGCTGCCCACCGACTCCCGCGTCCGCACCTACGACGGCGACGGCGAGCGGCTGCAGGACCTGCTCTGGTCCGGCTCCTTCGACTACCAGGACGGCGCGGCCAGCAGGGCGCGCAACCCGGTCAACCCGCCGAGCGCCCCCGGGCGGGCCAAGGTCGTGGTGAGCCTCGGCGTCGACGGCGACGGCTTCGGGAGCTGCTCGGTGACGCTCAAGCAGCCCGCGGCGACGACGGCCAGCGCGGCCGACCGGTACGAGAGCGACGTCATCGCCGCGACCAACCCGGAGCGGACCAGCCGCGGGCTGGCCGCCCTCACGGCGCAGAGCTGCCTGGACTCCTACGCCGAGAGGCAGGCCCGCGCGATGGCGGCCGAGGAGCGGATGTACCACCAGGAGCTGCGGCCGGTCCTCGAGGCCTGCGACCTCCGCACCGTCGGCGAGAACGTCGCCTACGGCTACCCGAGCGGCGCCGCCGTGACGGAGGCCTGGATGGACTCCCCCGGCCACCGCGCCAACATCCTCAACGCGCAGTTCAGGCTGATCGGCGTCGGGGCCGCCCAGAGCTCCGACGGCGTCTGGTACTCCGCGCAGGTCTTCGGCACCCTGGCCTGA
- a CDS encoding carbohydrate ABC transporter permease, with protein sequence MTLLDRAPRGSRPLAAGSPAPAGRRRRTFTVRRGLGLLAFLAPALVFVAVFTYHPLLKGSQMAFQRWNLFDLRNTPFVGLDNFSTLLADPTFWTVLQHSVIWVVGSIVPQLLIGFGLALLLRRRFRFRGVYQALVFFPWAVSGFLIGILFRWMFNGEFGVVNDLLRKAGLIDTNIAWLADPQLAMVSVIIANVWYGVTFFAIMLLAALQSVPDELLEAGALDGAGRARTLFFIVIPFIRTTLLLTVLLRVIWVFNFPEIIYGMTGGGPADQTHIVTSWMINFTSQGDYGLASALGLIVLAVLVLFASFYLLALKERDAR encoded by the coding sequence GTGACCCTCCTCGACCGGGCCCCGCGGGGGAGCCGCCCGCTCGCGGCCGGCTCCCCCGCCCCGGCGGGCCGCCGCCGTCGGACCTTCACCGTGCGGCGGGGCCTCGGCCTGCTGGCGTTCCTCGCGCCCGCGCTGGTCTTCGTCGCCGTCTTCACCTACCACCCGCTGCTCAAGGGCAGCCAGATGGCGTTCCAGCGGTGGAACCTCTTCGACCTGCGCAACACCCCGTTCGTCGGGCTGGACAACTTCTCGACGCTGCTGGCGGACCCGACGTTCTGGACGGTGCTCCAGCACTCGGTGATCTGGGTGGTCGGCTCGATCGTCCCGCAGCTGCTGATCGGCTTCGGGCTGGCGCTGCTGCTGCGCCGGCGGTTCCGCTTCCGCGGCGTCTACCAGGCGCTGGTCTTCTTCCCCTGGGCCGTCTCCGGGTTCCTGATCGGGATCCTCTTCCGCTGGATGTTCAACGGCGAGTTCGGCGTGGTCAACGACCTGCTCCGCAAGGCCGGGCTGATCGACACCAACATCGCCTGGCTGGCCGACCCGCAGCTGGCCATGGTCTCGGTGATCATCGCGAACGTCTGGTACGGCGTGACCTTCTTCGCGATCATGCTCCTGGCCGCGCTGCAGTCGGTGCCCGACGAGCTGCTGGAGGCCGGCGCCCTCGACGGAGCCGGCCGGGCGCGCACGCTGTTCTTCATCGTCATCCCGTTCATCCGCACGACCCTGCTGCTGACCGTGCTGCTCCGCGTGATCTGGGTGTTCAACTTCCCGGAGATCATCTACGGCATGACCGGCGGCGGGCCGGCGGACCAGACCCACATCGTGACCAGCTGGATGATCAACTTCACCTCCCAGGGCGACTACGGTCTCGCCTCGGCCCTGGGGCTGATCGTGCTGGCGGTGCTCGTGCTGTTCGCCAGCTTCTACCTGCTGGCCCTCAAGGAGCGTGACGCCCGGTGA
- a CDS encoding aminotransferase class V-fold PLP-dependent enzyme encodes MPTTTDVAAPAPLTAPDGHPAASLWALHPDLRHLNHGSFGAVPRAALAHQAELRQQMELAPVAWFPGLPQRIEGARRLLAPRLHVEPERLALVLNASAGASVVYGSLALPRGAEVLVTDHGYGAVTAGAARAARRAGGRLVTAAVPLAAAEDEAFEAIWAGVTDRTALIVLDHITSPTARRLPVGRVCDEARRRGIATLVDGAHAPLLLEDPVAEADADVWVGNLHKYGCAPRGTAVLVARPEVADGLHPLIDSWGAGLAFPERFDHQGTLDLTGWLAAPTALELVDESFGWDAVRRYTTALADWAQDLVATALGEASGVDCHAQVGMPVGPLRLVGLPGRLATGHLEANAMRDRMLAEAGIETAFTAFAGRGYLRLSAHAYNTPDDYLDLVERAVPLLLAWAVEAAPAPATVNPQERREQ; translated from the coding sequence GTGCCCACCACGACCGACGTCGCCGCGCCGGCCCCGCTGACCGCCCCGGACGGCCACCCCGCGGCGTCGCTGTGGGCTCTGCACCCGGACCTGCGGCACCTCAACCACGGCTCGTTCGGGGCCGTGCCGCGGGCGGCGCTCGCGCACCAGGCCGAGCTGCGCCAGCAGATGGAGCTGGCGCCGGTCGCCTGGTTCCCGGGCCTGCCGCAGCGGATCGAGGGCGCCCGCCGGCTGCTCGCCCCGCGGCTGCACGTGGAGCCCGAGCGGCTGGCCCTGGTGCTCAACGCGAGCGCCGGCGCCAGCGTCGTCTACGGCAGCCTCGCCCTGCCGCGGGGCGCGGAGGTGCTGGTCACCGACCACGGCTACGGCGCCGTCACCGCCGGGGCCGCCCGCGCCGCCCGCCGCGCGGGCGGCCGGCTCGTCACCGCCGCGGTCCCGCTGGCGGCGGCGGAGGACGAGGCGTTCGAGGCCATCTGGGCCGGGGTCACCGACCGCACCGCGCTCATCGTGCTCGACCACATCACCTCCCCGACCGCCCGGCGGCTGCCCGTCGGCCGGGTCTGCGACGAGGCGCGCCGCCGCGGCATCGCCACCCTCGTCGACGGCGCGCACGCGCCCCTGCTGCTCGAGGACCCGGTGGCCGAGGCCGACGCCGACGTCTGGGTGGGCAACCTCCACAAGTACGGCTGCGCCCCGCGCGGGACGGCGGTGCTGGTGGCCCGGCCGGAGGTCGCCGACGGGCTGCACCCCCTGATCGACTCCTGGGGCGCCGGCCTGGCCTTCCCCGAGCGCTTCGACCACCAGGGCACGCTCGACCTCACCGGCTGGCTCGCCGCCCCGACCGCCCTGGAGCTGGTCGACGAGAGCTTCGGCTGGGACGCGGTGCGCCGCTACACGACGGCCCTGGCCGACTGGGCGCAGGACCTCGTCGCCACCGCCCTCGGTGAGGCGTCGGGGGTCGACTGCCACGCGCAGGTCGGGATGCCGGTGGGTCCGCTCCGGCTGGTGGGGCTGCCCGGCCGGCTCGCGACCGGGCACCTCGAGGCGAACGCGATGCGCGACCGGATGCTCGCCGAGGCCGGCATCGAGACCGCCTTCACCGCCTTCGCCGGCCGTGGTTACCTCCGGCTGTCGGCGCACGCCTACAACACCCCCGACGACTACCTCGACCTCGTCGAGCGCGCCGTCCCCCTGCTGCTCGCGTGGGCCGTCGAGGCCGCGCCCGCACCCGCCACCGTCAACCCCCAGGAAAGAAGAGAGCAGTGA
- a CDS encoding FadR/GntR family transcriptional regulator, translating to MSAVETAFQGLRQMVATGRLQPGQRFPIESELCSELGVSRSSLREAVRMLAALGVVEVRQGSGTYVAQLRAADIVRSLSLTLGLLPLEGLLEIYELRRVLEGHAASQAAARRPDGLVERMDALLVELEASTDAEASGELDHRFHSMIAEAGGNPTLAALLEVFRSRSRNYQIFDSDAGPEIKRVSDDGHRAIATAIAARDSGGAETAAAAHVAETERWLRRLHPHPSTSA from the coding sequence ATGTCGGCGGTCGAGACGGCCTTCCAGGGGCTCCGCCAGATGGTGGCGACGGGCCGGCTGCAGCCCGGGCAGCGCTTCCCGATCGAGAGCGAGCTCTGCTCCGAGCTGGGGGTCTCCCGCAGCTCGCTGCGCGAGGCGGTCCGGATGCTCGCCGCGCTCGGCGTGGTGGAGGTGCGGCAGGGCTCGGGCACCTACGTCGCGCAGCTGCGGGCCGCGGACATCGTCCGCAGCCTCAGCCTGACCCTGGGCCTGCTGCCGCTGGAGGGGCTGCTGGAGATCTACGAGCTGCGGCGGGTCCTCGAGGGGCACGCGGCCTCCCAGGCGGCGGCCCGGCGCCCGGACGGGCTCGTCGAGCGGATGGACGCCCTGCTGGTCGAGCTCGAGGCCAGCACCGACGCGGAGGCGAGCGGGGAGCTCGACCACCGCTTCCACTCGATGATCGCCGAGGCGGGCGGCAACCCGACCCTGGCCGCGCTGCTGGAGGTGTTCCGGAGCCGCAGCCGCAACTACCAGATCTTCGACTCCGACGCCGGGCCGGAGATCAAGCGGGTGAGCGACGACGGCCACCGCGCGATCGCCACCGCGATCGCGGCCCGGGACTCCGGCGGGGCCGAGACGGCGGCGGCCGCGCACGTGGCCGAGACGGAGCGGTGGCTGCGCCGGCTGCACCCGCACCCCTCCACCTCGGCGTGA
- a CDS encoding ABC transporter substrate-binding protein — MNRRSFLLGTAGLATVSVTGLSSCSSGGSDAGSSGGGGGGDVTLQMVESLTNPARSKVLEKLLAEFEAANPGIKVQLVSPPTEQADQKIQQMLQASSGVDVLEVRDLTVGPFANNGWLYDMTAATEAWSGFDQLTEQAQKYSKHSDGKTYFIPYGFYGLSLFYRTDLVAEAGFSGPPKTWEELLEQAAKIQDPSKNRYGYAFRGGKNGNGNVVAAIEAYVGDSIDRENAFKIQGGQSIFAAPEAQAAVDTYFELFRRASPPSSVAWGYPEMVEGFNNGSTAFLLQDPEVIATISASSTVKADQWNTAPLLTGPSGKASQPVATAGWGVAKASKNPEAAVKLVQFLSGDASTTFAKENSLVPIQKTAGADAFYKSGPWASYVTMTENPDTYLTVVQPRGVAWWTEWSTKADSDVQKVLIDKLSTADLLKGWDAYWTEKWKG, encoded by the coding sequence GTGAACCGCAGATCGTTCCTCCTCGGCACGGCCGGCCTGGCCACCGTCTCCGTCACCGGCCTCAGCAGCTGCTCGAGCGGCGGCTCCGACGCCGGCAGCAGCGGCGGGGGCGGGGGCGGTGACGTCACCCTGCAGATGGTCGAGAGCCTGACCAACCCCGCCCGATCCAAGGTGCTGGAGAAGCTGCTGGCGGAGTTCGAGGCGGCCAACCCGGGGATCAAGGTGCAGCTGGTGTCCCCGCCGACCGAGCAGGCCGACCAGAAGATCCAGCAGATGCTGCAGGCCAGCAGCGGGGTCGACGTGCTGGAGGTCCGCGACCTCACCGTCGGGCCCTTCGCCAACAACGGCTGGCTCTACGACATGACCGCCGCCACCGAGGCCTGGTCGGGCTTCGACCAGCTCACCGAGCAGGCGCAGAAGTACAGCAAGCACAGCGACGGCAAGACGTACTTCATCCCCTACGGCTTCTACGGCCTGAGCCTGTTCTACCGGACCGACCTGGTCGCCGAGGCCGGGTTCTCCGGGCCGCCGAAGACCTGGGAGGAGCTGCTGGAGCAGGCCGCGAAGATCCAGGACCCGAGCAAGAACCGCTACGGCTACGCCTTCCGCGGCGGCAAGAACGGCAACGGCAACGTCGTGGCTGCCATCGAGGCCTACGTCGGCGACAGCATCGACCGCGAGAACGCCTTCAAGATCCAGGGCGGTCAGTCGATCTTCGCCGCGCCGGAGGCCCAGGCCGCGGTGGACACCTACTTCGAGCTGTTCCGGCGCGCGTCGCCGCCGTCGTCGGTCGCCTGGGGCTACCCCGAGATGGTCGAGGGCTTCAACAACGGCTCCACCGCCTTCCTGCTGCAGGACCCCGAGGTCATCGCCACCATCTCGGCCTCCAGCACGGTGAAGGCCGACCAGTGGAACACGGCGCCGCTGCTGACCGGCCCCTCCGGCAAGGCCTCGCAGCCGGTGGCCACCGCCGGCTGGGGGGTGGCCAAGGCCAGCAAGAACCCCGAGGCGGCGGTGAAGCTCGTGCAGTTCCTGTCCGGCGACGCCTCGACGACGTTCGCCAAGGAGAACAGCCTGGTGCCGATCCAGAAGACCGCCGGCGCGGACGCGTTCTACAAGAGCGGCCCCTGGGCCTCCTACGTGACGATGACCGAGAACCCCGACACCTACCTGACGGTGGTGCAGCCGCGCGGGGTGGCCTGGTGGACCGAGTGGTCGACCAAGGCCGACAGCGACGTCCAGAAGGTGCTCATCGACAAGCTGTCGACGGCCGACCTGCTGAAGGGCTGGGACGCCTACTGGACCGAGAAGTGGAAGGGCTGA